One Streptomyces mobaraensis NBRC 13819 = DSM 40847 DNA segment encodes these proteins:
- the mfd gene encoding transcription-repair coupling factor: MSLHGLLDAVVNDPALAEAVKAAGDGNRPHIDLVGPPAARPFTIAALARAGRPVLAVTATGREAEDLAAALRSLLPPDGVVEYPSWETLPHERLSPRSDTVGRRLAVLRRLAHPSPDDPAAGPVSVVVAPIRSVLQPQVKGLGDLEPVSLRSGRSADLGEVTEALAAAAYARVELVEKRGEFAVRGGILDVFPPTEEHPLRVEFWGDDVEEIRYFKVADQRSLEVAEHGLWAPPCRELLLTDAVRERAAALAEDHPELGELLGKIAEGIAVEGMESLAPVLVDDMELLLDVLPAGSMAVVCDPERVRTRAADLVATSQEFLQASWAATAGGGEAPIDVDAASLWSIADVRDHARELGMMWWSVSPFAADEDLDSDTLTLGMNAPEAYRGDTARALADTKGWLADGWRTLFLTEGHGPAARTVEVLGNEGIPARLDAALDDFSPALVHVSCASLDSGFVHPGLKIAVLTETDLSGQKSASKDMGRMPARRRKSIDPLTLQAGDYIVHEQHGVGRYIEMVQRTVQGATREYLLVEYAPAKRGQPGDRLYIPTDQLEQVTKYVGGEAPTLHRLGGADWTKTKARAKKAVKEIAADLIKLYSARMAAPGHSFGPDTPWQRELEDAFPYAETPDQLTTIAEVKEDMEKSVPMDRLICGDVGYGKTEIAVRAAFKAVQDGKQVAVLVPTTLLVQQHFGTFSERYAQFPVVVKALSRFQTDTEAKAVLEGLREGSVDVVIGTHRLFSSETKFKDLGLVIVDEEQRFGVEHKEQLKKLRANVDVLTMSATPIPRTLEMAVTGIREMSTITTPPEERHPVLTFVGPYDPKQIGAAIRRELLREGQVFYIHNRVESIDRAAARLREIVPEARIATAHGQMSESALEQVVVDFWEKKFDVLVSTTIVESGIDISNANTLIVERGDNFGLSQLHQLRGRVGRSRERGYAYFLYPPEKPLTETAHERLATIAQHTEMGAGMYVAMKDLEIRGAGNLLGGEQSGHIAGVGFDLYIRMVGEAVADYRASLEAGGAEEPPPLEVKIELPVDAHVPHDYAPGERLRLQAYRAIASANSEEDIKAVREELTDRYGKLPEPVENLLLVAGLRMLARACGVTDITLQGSNVRFGPVELRESQELRLKRLYPRTVMKPANRQILVPRPATRPIGGKPLVGRELLAWTGEFLTTILG, translated from the coding sequence ATGAGCCTGCACGGTCTGCTCGACGCCGTCGTCAACGATCCGGCGCTCGCCGAAGCGGTGAAGGCCGCGGGCGACGGCAACCGGCCGCACATCGACCTCGTCGGACCGCCCGCCGCCAGGCCGTTCACCATCGCCGCCCTGGCCCGCGCGGGCCGGCCCGTGCTGGCCGTCACCGCCACCGGGCGGGAGGCCGAGGACCTGGCCGCCGCCCTGCGCTCGCTGCTGCCGCCGGACGGCGTCGTCGAGTACCCGTCCTGGGAGACGCTGCCGCACGAGCGCCTTTCGCCGCGCTCCGACACCGTCGGCCGCCGGCTCGCCGTGCTCCGCCGGCTCGCCCACCCCAGCCCCGACGACCCGGCCGCCGGGCCCGTCAGCGTCGTCGTCGCGCCCATCCGGTCGGTGCTCCAGCCGCAGGTCAAGGGGCTCGGCGACCTGGAGCCCGTCAGCCTGCGCAGCGGGCGGAGCGCCGACCTCGGCGAGGTGACCGAGGCACTGGCCGCCGCCGCGTACGCCCGGGTCGAGCTGGTCGAGAAGCGCGGCGAGTTCGCCGTCCGCGGCGGCATCCTCGACGTCTTCCCGCCCACCGAGGAACACCCGCTGCGGGTGGAGTTCTGGGGCGACGACGTGGAGGAGATCCGCTACTTCAAGGTGGCCGACCAGCGGTCCCTGGAGGTGGCCGAGCACGGCCTCTGGGCGCCGCCCTGCCGCGAACTGCTGCTCACCGACGCCGTCCGGGAGCGGGCCGCCGCGCTCGCCGAGGACCACCCGGAGCTGGGCGAACTCCTCGGGAAGATCGCCGAGGGCATCGCCGTCGAGGGCATGGAGTCCCTCGCCCCGGTGCTGGTGGACGACATGGAGCTGCTGCTCGACGTCCTCCCGGCCGGCAGCATGGCGGTCGTCTGCGACCCGGAGCGGGTGCGGACCCGTGCCGCGGACCTCGTCGCCACCTCGCAGGAGTTCCTCCAGGCGTCCTGGGCCGCCACCGCGGGCGGCGGCGAGGCGCCCATCGACGTGGACGCCGCCTCGCTGTGGAGCATCGCCGACGTCCGCGACCACGCCCGCGAACTGGGCATGATGTGGTGGTCCGTCAGCCCCTTCGCCGCTGACGAGGACCTGGACAGCGACACCCTCACCTTGGGCATGAACGCCCCCGAGGCCTACCGCGGCGACACCGCCCGCGCCCTGGCCGACACCAAGGGCTGGCTGGCCGACGGCTGGCGGACGCTGTTCCTCACTGAGGGGCACGGCCCGGCCGCGCGGACGGTGGAGGTGCTGGGCAACGAGGGCATCCCGGCCCGGCTCGACGCCGCGCTCGACGACTTCTCCCCGGCCCTGGTGCATGTCTCCTGCGCGAGCCTGGACAGCGGTTTCGTCCACCCGGGACTGAAGATCGCCGTCCTCACCGAGACCGACCTCTCCGGCCAGAAGTCCGCGAGCAAGGACATGGGCCGGATGCCGGCCCGCCGCCGCAAGTCCATCGACCCGCTGACCCTCCAGGCGGGCGACTACATCGTCCACGAGCAGCACGGCGTCGGCCGCTACATCGAGATGGTGCAGCGCACCGTCCAGGGCGCCACCCGCGAGTACCTGCTCGTCGAGTACGCCCCCGCCAAGCGCGGCCAGCCCGGCGACCGCCTCTACATCCCCACCGACCAGCTGGAACAGGTCACCAAGTACGTGGGCGGCGAGGCGCCGACGCTGCACCGGCTCGGCGGCGCCGACTGGACCAAGACCAAGGCGCGCGCCAAGAAGGCCGTCAAGGAGATCGCGGCCGATCTGATCAAGCTCTACTCGGCGCGGATGGCCGCCCCCGGCCACTCCTTCGGCCCGGACACCCCCTGGCAGCGGGAGCTGGAGGACGCCTTCCCCTATGCCGAGACCCCGGACCAGCTCACCACCATCGCCGAGGTCAAGGAGGACATGGAGAAGTCCGTCCCCATGGACCGCCTGATCTGCGGCGACGTCGGCTACGGCAAGACGGAGATCGCGGTGCGGGCCGCCTTCAAGGCGGTACAGGACGGCAAGCAGGTGGCGGTGCTGGTGCCGACCACGCTGCTGGTGCAGCAGCACTTCGGCACCTTCTCGGAGCGGTACGCCCAGTTCCCCGTGGTGGTGAAGGCACTCTCCCGGTTCCAGACGGACACCGAGGCCAAGGCGGTGCTGGAGGGCCTGCGCGAGGGCTCGGTCGACGTCGTCATCGGCACCCACCGCCTCTTCTCGTCCGAGACCAAGTTCAAGGACCTGGGCCTGGTCATCGTCGACGAGGAGCAGCGCTTCGGCGTCGAGCACAAGGAACAGCTGAAGAAGCTGCGCGCCAACGTGGACGTCCTCACCATGTCCGCGACGCCGATCCCGCGCACGCTGGAGATGGCCGTCACCGGCATCCGCGAGATGTCCACGATCACCACTCCGCCGGAGGAGCGCCATCCGGTCCTCACCTTCGTCGGGCCCTACGACCCGAAGCAGATCGGCGCCGCCATCCGGCGCGAACTGCTCCGCGAGGGGCAGGTCTTCTACATCCACAACCGTGTCGAGTCCATCGACCGGGCCGCCGCCCGGCTGCGCGAGATCGTGCCCGAGGCGCGGATCGCCACCGCGCACGGGCAGATGTCGGAGTCCGCGCTGGAGCAGGTCGTGGTCGACTTCTGGGAGAAGAAGTTCGACGTGCTGGTCTCCACGACGATCGTGGAGTCCGGTATCGACATCTCCAACGCCAACACCCTCATCGTCGAGCGCGGCGACAACTTCGGTCTCTCCCAGCTCCACCAGCTCCGCGGCCGCGTCGGCCGCAGCCGCGAGCGCGGGTACGCCTACTTCCTGTACCCGCCGGAGAAGCCGCTCACCGAGACCGCCCACGAGCGGCTGGCCACCATCGCCCAGCACACCGAGATGGGCGCCGGCATGTACGTGGCGATGAAGGACCTGGAGATCCGCGGCGCCGGCAACCTGCTGGGCGGCGAGCAGTCCGGGCACATCGCCGGCGTCGGCTTCGACCTCTACATCCGCATGGTGGGCGAGGCGGTGGCGGACTACCGCGCCTCCTTGGAGGCCGGTGGCGCGGAGGAGCCGCCGCCGCTCGAGGTCAAGATCGAACTGCCGGTGGACGCGCACGTTCCGCACGACTACGCGCCGGGCGAGCGGCTGCGCCTCCAGGCGTACCGCGCCATCGCCTCCGCCAACAGCGAGGAGGACATCAAGGCCGTCCGCGAGGAGCTGACCGACCGCTACGGCAAGCTCCCCGAGCCGGTGGAGAACCTGCTGCTGGTCGCGGGCCTGCGCATGCTCGCCCGGGCCTGCGGGGTCACGGACATCACCCTGCAGGGATCCAATGTCCGTTTCGGCCCGGTCGAGTTGCGCGAGTCGCAGGAGCTGCGGCTCAAGCGGCTCTACCCGCGCACGGTCATGAAGCCCGCCAACCGGCAGATCCTCGTGCCCCGGCCCGCCACCCGCCCCATCGGCGGCAAGCCACTGGTCGGACGGGAACTGCTGGCCTGGACCGGGGAGTTCCTCACGACCATCCTCGGCTGA
- a CDS encoding ABC transporter permease, whose translation MTVFKTSLRNLLAHKGRMALSAVAVLLSVAFVCGTLVFTDTMNATFDKLFAATASDVSVTPEKKDDVQQTGKPRTVPASLQGKLAAVPGVARVEPEASSQQITVADARNKDIGPDSGAPTVGTNWSERQKKSVEITSGHEPRGAAEAVLDSDTADKRGVRIGDTLRVIAAPGDFRVRVVGLATYKTTNPGAAVVYLDTRTAQTRLLGTTGGYSGFGLTAAPGVSDEQLKERVTAAVGPRLTVHTAAETKKENKEDFGSVLDVMKYALLGFAGIAVLVGIFLIVNTFSMLVAQRTREIGLMRAIGAGRRQINRSVLVEALMLGVIGSVLGIGGGIGLAVGLMGLMESVGMNLDTGELTIKVTTPLVGLAIGVLVTVFAAYLPARRAGKISPMAALRDAGTPADGRAGRVRAGIGLALTAAGAAALLAAGNADQASAGSGLLGIGVLLTLVGFVVVGPLLAGFLVRALGAVVLRVFGPVGRLAERNALRNPRRTGATGSALMIGLALVAALSVVGSSMVASATDQLDKSVGADFIIQDGGDKALSPAVEKAVLSAHDIEHFSRYFHVTAKVTTPDGKTATQRLTATDPTYADDVRSETVQGRLKDAYAKDAMSVPEGFAKDHGIRRGDRLTVTMIDGRTARLRVNAVTSDDTSLDKGAMYLDIATARRYLPAGAMPLTGMILAKAKDGRATEAAASLKAAVAEYPQVKVRDQADYKAMIKDQVGQLLNIIYGLLALAIIVAILGVVNTLALSVVERTREIGLMRAIGLSRRQLRRMIRLESVVIALFGALLGLGLGMGWGTTAQKLLALEGLGVLDIPWPTIVAVFLGSAVVGLLAALIPAFRAGRMNVLNAIATD comes from the coding sequence GTGACCGTCTTCAAGACCTCCCTGCGCAACCTCCTGGCCCACAAGGGCCGGATGGCGCTGTCCGCCGTGGCCGTGCTGCTGTCGGTGGCGTTCGTCTGCGGCACGCTGGTGTTCACGGACACCATGAACGCGACGTTCGACAAGCTCTTCGCGGCCACCGCCTCCGACGTCTCGGTCACGCCCGAGAAGAAGGACGACGTCCAGCAGACCGGGAAGCCGCGGACCGTGCCCGCCTCGCTCCAGGGCAAGCTGGCCGCCGTGCCCGGCGTCGCCAGGGTCGAGCCCGAGGCGAGCAGTCAGCAGATCACCGTCGCGGACGCCCGCAACAAGGACATCGGCCCCGACTCCGGCGCCCCCACCGTGGGCACCAACTGGAGCGAGCGGCAGAAGAAGTCCGTCGAGATCACCAGTGGCCACGAGCCGCGCGGGGCCGCCGAGGCCGTCCTCGACTCCGACACCGCCGACAAGCGCGGCGTGCGGATCGGCGACACCCTCCGCGTCATCGCGGCCCCGGGCGACTTCCGCGTCCGCGTCGTCGGCCTCGCCACCTACAAGACCACCAACCCGGGCGCCGCGGTCGTCTACCTCGACACCCGCACCGCCCAGACCCGGCTGCTCGGCACCACCGGCGGGTACAGCGGCTTCGGGCTGACCGCCGCCCCCGGCGTCAGCGACGAGCAGCTCAAGGAACGCGTCACGGCGGCCGTCGGCCCGCGCCTGACGGTGCACACGGCCGCCGAGACGAAGAAGGAGAACAAGGAGGACTTCGGCTCCGTCCTCGACGTCATGAAGTACGCGCTGCTGGGCTTCGCCGGCATCGCCGTCCTCGTGGGCATCTTCCTGATCGTCAACACCTTCTCCATGCTGGTCGCCCAGCGCACCCGCGAGATCGGCCTGATGCGGGCCATCGGCGCCGGACGCCGCCAGATCAACCGGTCGGTGCTCGTCGAGGCGCTGATGCTCGGTGTCATCGGCTCGGTGCTGGGCATCGGCGGCGGCATCGGACTGGCCGTCGGCCTGATGGGGCTGATGGAGTCCGTCGGCATGAACCTGGACACCGGTGAACTGACGATCAAGGTCACCACCCCGCTCGTCGGCCTCGCCATCGGCGTGCTCGTCACCGTGTTCGCCGCCTACCTGCCCGCCCGCCGGGCCGGGAAGATCTCGCCGATGGCCGCCCTGCGCGACGCCGGCACCCCCGCCGACGGCCGCGCCGGCCGGGTGCGGGCCGGCATCGGGCTGGCGCTGACCGCCGCCGGCGCCGCCGCGCTGCTCGCCGCGGGCAACGCCGACCAGGCGTCCGCCGGCTCCGGGCTGCTCGGCATCGGCGTCCTGCTGACGCTCGTCGGGTTCGTGGTCGTCGGACCGCTGCTCGCCGGTTTCCTCGTCCGTGCCCTCGGCGCCGTCGTCCTCCGCGTCTTCGGCCCCGTCGGCCGGCTCGCCGAGCGCAACGCGCTGCGCAACCCGCGGCGCACCGGCGCCACCGGCTCCGCCCTGATGATCGGCCTCGCGCTGGTGGCCGCCCTGTCCGTGGTCGGCTCCTCGATGGTCGCCTCCGCCACCGACCAGCTGGACAAGTCCGTCGGAGCGGACTTCATCATCCAGGACGGCGGCGACAAGGCCCTGAGCCCGGCCGTGGAGAAGGCCGTCCTGTCGGCCCACGACATCGAGCACTTCAGCCGCTACTTCCACGTCACGGCCAAGGTCACCACTCCCGACGGGAAGACCGCCACGCAGCGGCTCACCGCCACCGACCCCACCTACGCCGACGACGTCCGGTCCGAGACCGTCCAGGGCCGGCTGAAGGACGCCTACGCCAAGGACGCCATGTCCGTGCCCGAGGGCTTCGCCAAGGACCACGGCATCCGGCGCGGCGACCGGCTGACCGTCACCATGATCGACGGCCGGACCGCCCGGCTCCGGGTCAACGCCGTCACCTCGGACGACACGTCGCTGGACAAGGGCGCGATGTACCTGGACATCGCCACCGCCCGGCGGTACCTGCCGGCGGGCGCGATGCCGCTGACCGGCATGATCCTCGCCAAGGCGAAGGACGGCCGGGCCACGGAGGCCGCCGCCTCCCTCAAGGCCGCCGTCGCCGAGTACCCGCAGGTCAAGGTGCGCGACCAGGCCGACTACAAGGCCATGATCAAGGACCAGGTCGGGCAGCTCCTCAACATCATCTACGGGCTGCTGGCCCTGGCGATCATCGTCGCGATCCTCGGCGTCGTGAACACCCTCGCCCTGTCGGTCGTCGAGCGGACCCGCGAGATCGGCCTGATGCGCGCCATCGGCCTCTCCCGCCGCCAGCTGCGCCGCATGATCCGCCTGGAGTCGGTGGTCATCGCCCTCTTCGGTGCCCTGCTGGGCCTCGGACTGGGCATGGGCTGGGGCACGACGGCCCAGAAGCTGCTGGCCCTGGAGGGCCTCGGCGTCCTGGACATCCCCTGGCCCACGATCGTCGCCGTCTTCCTCGGCTCCGCGGTGGTCGGCCTCCTGGCCGCCCTGATCCCGGCCTTCCGGGCAGGCCGGATGAACGTCCTCAACGCCATCGCCACGGACTGA
- a CDS encoding ABC transporter ATP-binding protein: MTGSGGGRTAVAARARQVLKAYGSGETRVTALDHVDVDIARGQFTAIMGPSGSGKSTLMHCLAGLDTVTSGEIWIDETEITRLKDKKLTQLRRDRIGFIFQAFNLLPTLNALENITLPMDIAGRKPDRDWLNRVVETVGLAGRLKHRPNQLSGGQQQRVAVARALAARPEIIFGDEPTGNLDSRAGAEVLGFLRRSVDELGQTIVMVTHDAVAASYADRVLYLADGRIVDEMHQPTADMVLERMKHFDARGRVS, from the coding sequence ATGACCGGGAGTGGCGGAGGACGGACGGCCGTCGCGGCGAGGGCGCGTCAGGTCCTCAAGGCGTACGGCTCGGGGGAGACCCGCGTCACCGCGCTGGACCACGTCGACGTGGACATCGCCCGCGGGCAGTTCACGGCCATCATGGGCCCGTCCGGGTCCGGCAAGTCGACCCTGATGCACTGTCTCGCCGGCCTCGACACGGTCACCTCCGGCGAGATCTGGATCGACGAGACCGAGATAACCCGGCTCAAGGACAAGAAGCTCACCCAGCTCCGCCGCGACCGGATCGGCTTTATCTTCCAGGCGTTCAACCTGCTGCCGACCCTCAACGCCCTCGAGAACATCACGCTCCCCATGGACATCGCCGGCCGCAAGCCGGACCGGGACTGGCTGAACCGGGTGGTGGAGACCGTCGGTCTGGCGGGACGCCTCAAGCACCGGCCCAACCAGCTCTCCGGCGGTCAGCAGCAGCGCGTCGCCGTGGCCCGCGCGCTCGCCGCCCGGCCCGAGATCATCTTCGGCGACGAGCCGACCGGCAACCTCGACTCGCGGGCCGGCGCCGAGGTGCTGGGCTTCCTCCGCCGCTCGGTGGACGAACTCGGCCAGACCATCGTGATGGTCACCCACGACGCCGTCGCCGCCTCCTACGCCGACCGCGTGCTCTACCTGGCGGACGGGCGGATCGTCGACGAGATGCACCAGCCCACCGCCGACATGGTCCTCGAGCGCATGAAGCACTTCGACGCCCGCGGGCGGGTCTCGTGA
- a CDS encoding DUF2079 domain-containing protein, which produces MDSAAAPVSAPGPDTDTAIAPAEGRAWTSTLRAPRLDPYWVAGALFLLYTALSVTRHRRMLTMSWDIGIFEQAIRTYAHFQAPVADLKGPGANILGDHFSPITALVAPFYRLFPSPVTLLVVQAALFALSAVPVVRLAAGKLGRTRGLAIGIAYGFSWGIQRAVDFDFHEIAFAMPLLAFSLEAVVRRRWRTALWWALPLVLVKEDLGVTVAAIGAAILLLERRDRRHGPDGIPRDTTATTVGGILVVFGLAASALALGVAIPSFNNTGSYGYWNKIDGGSTATIPPLTAARTLLWILLPTTGLLALRSPVAIVALPTLAWRFVSHDDHYWGTDWHYNAVLMPIVLIALTDALATAHRSPRAWLRRYARQLPAAVAGAALALSASLPLYTLTEPATYEIPASVKATERLLARIPDGATVEASDVAAISRLTGRCRVFWFGDTQGITPSYITERVDDGRPVKDLVADAARRHPGARYDLLGVEGTTVVLKRAA; this is translated from the coding sequence ATGGACTCGGCCGCAGCCCCCGTCTCGGCGCCGGGCCCGGACACGGACACGGCCATCGCCCCGGCCGAGGGACGGGCGTGGACCAGCACCCTGCGGGCACCGCGGCTCGACCCCTACTGGGTGGCCGGGGCGCTGTTCCTCCTCTATACCGCCCTCTCGGTGACCCGGCACCGCCGGATGCTGACCATGTCCTGGGACATCGGCATCTTCGAGCAGGCCATCCGGACCTACGCCCACTTCCAGGCGCCCGTCGCCGATCTCAAGGGCCCCGGCGCCAACATCCTCGGCGACCACTTCAGCCCCATCACCGCCCTGGTCGCCCCCTTCTACCGGCTCTTCCCCAGCCCCGTCACCCTGCTCGTCGTCCAGGCCGCCCTGTTCGCGCTGTCCGCCGTCCCCGTCGTCCGGCTCGCCGCCGGAAAACTGGGCCGCACCCGCGGGCTGGCGATAGGCATCGCCTACGGCTTCTCCTGGGGCATACAGCGCGCGGTCGACTTCGACTTCCACGAGATCGCCTTCGCCATGCCGCTCCTGGCCTTCTCCCTGGAAGCCGTGGTCCGCCGGCGGTGGCGCACGGCACTGTGGTGGGCGCTGCCCCTGGTCCTGGTGAAGGAGGACCTGGGTGTCACGGTCGCCGCGATCGGCGCGGCGATCCTCCTGCTGGAGCGCCGGGACCGACGCCACGGCCCGGACGGGATCCCGCGCGACACCACGGCCACCACGGTCGGCGGCATCCTCGTCGTCTTCGGGCTCGCCGCCAGCGCCCTCGCCCTCGGCGTCGCGATCCCGTCCTTCAACAACACCGGCTCCTACGGCTACTGGAACAAGATCGACGGCGGTTCGACCGCCACCATCCCGCCGCTGACCGCCGCCCGCACCCTGCTGTGGATACTGCTGCCGACCACCGGTCTGCTGGCCCTCCGGTCACCGGTGGCGATCGTCGCCCTGCCGACGCTCGCCTGGCGGTTCGTCTCCCACGACGACCACTACTGGGGAACGGACTGGCACTACAACGCCGTCCTGATGCCCATCGTCCTCATCGCGCTGACCGACGCCCTCGCCACCGCCCACCGCAGCCCGCGGGCCTGGCTGCGCCGGTACGCCCGCCAGCTCCCCGCCGCCGTGGCCGGCGCGGCCCTGGCACTCAGCGCGTCCCTCCCCCTCTACACCCTGACCGAGCCCGCCACCTACGAGATACCCGCGAGCGTCAAGGCCACCGAGCGGCTGCTGGCGCGCATACCGGACGGCGCCACCGTCGAGGCGTCGGACGTCGCCGCCATAAGCCGGCTGACCGGACGCTGCCGCGTCTTCTGGTTCGGGGACACCCAGGGGATCACGCCCTCCTACATAACCGAGCGCGTCGACGACGGCAGGCCCGTCAAGGACCTCGTCGCCGACGCGGCCCGGAGGCATCCGGGGGCCCGGTACGACCTGCTGGGTGTGGAGGGCACGACCGTGGTGCTCAAGCGCGCCGCCTGA
- a CDS encoding N-6 DNA methylase encodes MSESAVEVTAAGIARLAGVGRAAVSNWRRRHADFPQPIGGTETSPTFYLTDVERWLRHQGKIEEVPLRERVWQQLVGHPAGAVTALRYAGTVLLLVKNRPMDWLELSELSDAELAEALPTALEAVLAARLGEHHAIAVPTPAELASSSGLLRGTADLATVRGAGPAYEFLLGRHLDANPRQYSLTPPGVAELMAALGHGPKTDRRDRMVLDPACGTGGLLSAAGSAGPAERLAVLGQETDADLAALTALRLALHSDAQVRVCPGDSLRADAFTDLAVDVVLCHPPFNERNWGHDELAYDPRWEYGFPARTESELAWVQHALARLREGGTAVLLMPPAVASRRSGRRIRADLLRRGALRAVISLPAGAAPPYGIPLHLWVLRRPGAQQSPTPQVLLVDTADLAPAGRDKLPWQAVSTAVLEAWEDFDRSGTVEGKPGQHRSLPVIDLLDDDVDLAPARHLPPPASAGGVADLTAVQDRLTVALGRAAELAPGVPEEGTGARWPTTTVGELARAGALVLRAGGPGTAGGPDAPPVLTDYDVKAGGAPSGTLPDGPAEEPVLAEVDDVVVPVLGDVTVARVIDEATAGAALGRGLFLLRPDPAALDPWFLAGFLRGTANQRQASSYASTATRLDVRRLQVPRLPLAEQRRYGARFRALAAFEEALRLTERLGEQLVQGLYDGLTDGTVRPD; translated from the coding sequence GTGTCGGAGAGTGCGGTGGAGGTGACCGCGGCCGGAATCGCCCGGCTGGCCGGAGTGGGGCGCGCGGCGGTCAGCAACTGGCGCCGCCGGCACGCCGACTTCCCCCAGCCCATAGGAGGTACGGAGACCAGCCCGACCTTCTACCTCACCGACGTCGAGCGGTGGCTGAGGCACCAGGGCAAGATCGAGGAGGTGCCGCTGCGGGAGCGGGTCTGGCAGCAGCTCGTCGGGCATCCGGCCGGCGCCGTCACCGCCCTCCGCTACGCGGGCACCGTCCTGCTTCTGGTCAAGAACCGGCCCATGGACTGGCTGGAGCTGTCGGAGCTCTCCGACGCCGAGCTCGCCGAGGCCCTGCCCACCGCTCTGGAGGCCGTGCTGGCCGCCCGGCTCGGCGAGCACCACGCCATCGCGGTCCCCACCCCGGCCGAGCTCGCCTCCTCCTCCGGTCTGCTGCGCGGCACCGCCGACCTCGCCACGGTGCGTGGTGCCGGACCCGCCTACGAGTTCCTCCTCGGCCGGCACCTCGACGCCAACCCCCGGCAGTACTCCCTCACCCCGCCGGGCGTCGCCGAGCTCATGGCCGCCCTGGGCCACGGGCCCAAGACCGACCGGCGGGACCGCATGGTCCTCGACCCCGCCTGCGGCACCGGCGGGCTGCTCAGCGCGGCCGGCTCGGCCGGCCCGGCCGAGCGGCTCGCCGTCCTCGGCCAGGAAACCGACGCCGACCTGGCCGCGCTCACCGCCCTGCGCCTGGCCCTGCACTCCGACGCCCAGGTGCGCGTGTGCCCGGGCGACAGCCTGCGCGCGGACGCCTTCACGGACCTGGCCGTCGACGTCGTGCTGTGCCACCCGCCGTTCAACGAACGCAACTGGGGCCACGACGAGTTGGCCTACGATCCGCGCTGGGAGTACGGGTTCCCCGCCCGCACCGAGTCGGAGCTCGCCTGGGTCCAGCACGCCCTCGCCCGCCTCCGCGAGGGCGGCACCGCCGTGCTGCTGATGCCCCCGGCCGTCGCCTCCCGCCGGTCCGGCCGCCGCATCCGCGCCGATCTGCTCCGCCGCGGCGCGCTCCGGGCCGTGATCTCCCTGCCGGCCGGCGCCGCCCCGCCGTACGGCATCCCGCTGCACCTGTGGGTGCTGCGCCGCCCGGGCGCACAGCAGTCACCCACCCCGCAGGTGCTCCTCGTCGACACCGCCGACCTCGCCCCGGCCGGCCGCGACAAGCTTCCCTGGCAGGCCGTCAGCACCGCCGTGCTGGAAGCCTGGGAGGACTTCGACCGGTCCGGCACGGTGGAGGGGAAACCGGGCCAGCACCGCTCGCTGCCCGTGATCGACCTGCTCGACGACGACGTGGACCTGGCCCCGGCCCGCCACCTCCCGCCCCCCGCGTCGGCCGGTGGGGTCGCCGACCTCACGGCCGTCCAGGACCGGCTCACCGTAGCCCTGGGCCGGGCCGCCGAACTCGCCCCCGGCGTACCGGAGGAGGGCACGGGCGCCCGCTGGCCGACCACCACGGTGGGAGAGCTGGCGCGAGCCGGCGCCCTCGTCCTCCGGGCCGGCGGCCCCGGCACCGCCGGCGGGCCCGACGCACCCCCCGTCCTCACGGACTACGACGTCAAGGCGGGCGGCGCGCCCTCCGGCACACTGCCCGACGGGCCGGCCGAGGAACCGGTGCTGGCCGAGGTCGACGATGTGGTGGTGCCGGTGCTCGGTGACGTCACCGTGGCCCGTGTCATCGACGAGGCCACCGCCGGGGCGGCGCTCGGCCGGGGGCTGTTCCTGCTTCGGCCCGACCCGGCCGCGCTCGATCCCTGGTTCCTCGCCGGGTTCCTGCGCGGCACCGCCAACCAGCGCCAGGCGAGCAGTTACGCCTCCACGGCGACCCGGCTCGACGTGCGAAGGCTTCAGGTACCTCGGCTGCCCCTCGCGGAACAGCGCCGCTATGGCGCCCGGTTCCGCGCCCTGGCCGCCTTCGAGGAGGCGCTGCGGCTGACCGAACGACTGGGGGAGCAGCTCGTCCAGGGGCTGTACGACGGGCTGACGGACGGGACGGTGCGGCCGGACTGA